One window from the genome of Diabrotica virgifera virgifera chromosome 6, PGI_DIABVI_V3a encodes:
- the LOC126886195 gene encoding arginine and glutamate-rich protein 1-A-like, whose product MNRSTAPKQSTLVGDEMLENSEDDDDEIGEERFQEEVEKIEKGWQNIQENMLASFLLDDETMNKKKRKGDSLERINDLKRERLEESIKFPNETKQQKINRKLEELNIKLIEIFTNLSEEKGEKVEMDTELKKLLGVIKSTNNKKEDDSIAEKTQQEVKCDHCKLKVEQERQREEQEKIKRALNMGGGKNLHEYM is encoded by the coding sequence ATGAACAGGTCGACTGCTCCAAAACAATCGACTCTAGTAGGGGATGAAATGCTGGAAAACAGTGAAGATGATGACGATGAGATAGGGGAGGAAAGATTCCAAGAGGAAgtggaaaaaatagaaaaagggTGGCAAAATATTCAGGAGAATATGTTAGCCTCTTTCCTGCTTGATGATGAAACCATGAATAAGAAGAAAAGGAAAGGGGATAGTCTAGAGAGAATAAATGACCTGAAGAGGGAGAGACTCGAAGAGAGTATTAAGTTTCCTAACGaaaccaaacaacaaaaaataaacaggaAACTCGAAGagttaaatataaaactaatagaGATATTTACTAACCTAAGCGAAGAAAAGGGGGAAAAGGTGGAGATGGACAcggaattaaaaaaactgttagGGGTCATAAAATCCACcaacaacaaaaaagaagacGACAGTATAGCCGAAAAAACACAACAAGAAGTAAAATGCGACCACTGCAAGCTAAAAGTGGAACAAGAAAGACAGAGAGAAGagcaagaaaaaattaaaagggcTCTAAACATGGGGGGAGGAAAAAACCTTCATGAGTATATGTAA